The genomic window ATGAATTCTGCTCTTTCTACGACCTGCATTGAACTGCACATAGGTACACTTTTCCACATGGCGATGTCGATGTATCAATCATGGATGAATTCTGGATTGAGCGCCAGATGGTGAATCTGTACCGTACTGTACCATGGGTGTTTCAATTTCTATCAAGATGTCATGTTCACTTGACTGTATGGGCATGGTTCCAAACATGACTTGGGTGACTTGGGTGACTTGATAGCTAGCACCGCCAGGACATATATGTACAGAGACATTCATTCCCCCTTCACAACGATCTactagggagggagggagggagggaatgCTCTAGCTCTCTGCTCTAGCTCTCTACCACGTCTACCTCCTTGTTTTGATATCTCACTGTCATTCAcgtagatggatggatgtacaTAAAACGCAAACCCCCTCTGCACacattgatatttattattatacgTATTTATTACACTTACATTTACACCAGATTTTACAGTCTACCTATCTCGTCTCGTAATAGATGGATGCTCTTTCATAACTTTTTATACTTTGCATTCTTCTCGTCTCGTCACCAACCGCGAGTTTCCAAGGCCCAGCCAGCAAATTTTCatatctcatcccatcccatcccatcccatctagCCATTTCATCACACGCATCCCACACCCTTACCCAGTTCCAACTTCCGCTTCCAGCCTCCTTTGAACGTCTCCTTTCGTTTCGTGCTCGTGTAATCGTGCGTGCTTTTCATACCTTGTGCTTGGTGCAAGATTTTCTCACGCGCTGATTGACTGAACATGGTTTGGGGGTAGCGttgtgtatggatggatggatggatggatggatgcaccGAGGAATAAGATATGGAGGATAATTTATGTTATATTATGTCAGagcatacacacacacatacacatacacacacacacacacatattcTATACACCGTGTTTGGCAGGCAACTGAATATGTCTCCGAGCTGTGAATCACACCAAGGCCGTTGATGCCAATTGGCGTGGACAAGATATGTGAGGACACCTCTGTTTCTGGTGACTGCAGATTTTCGCATGTACTTAATTACTACCTACATATACATCGCTTGATACATGCATTTGAATCAAGTGGATGGAGACAGCTGCGCAGCTATGAATTGAGACAGTTCACAGATAGAGGTGAGTGAAGTCGGTGTGAACTTTTACTTTGGGCGGAGGATCATATGAATGGAGCGCTGGAACTCCCAAGCTGCATATCTACTCGGGGTTTTGACAAGTTGATGTGTCTGAGAACCAATGCATTTGTCATAGATACCGGGCAGATTGGGTCGGTCAAATGAGACCGTACTAGGCAGGAATGAATCTATTCATACCGTCCTCATAATTATTTCTCTATAGCAGCTTCATTCATAATTCCTTATCGTCAATCGTAGCCTTGCAGAGACATGTCTGAGCCTTGCGATAAGATACGGCAAGCGAGGAAGAGCACACCCGCACTTCCAAAGCCTTATCGGAGAAGTTGCAGAAGAAAATTCCGACGCCAAagaaatttatcaaaatcaaatcgcAAAAAATCTTATCGTGAGAAGCTTGCGAGATTTGTGcaatcacttttttttttatcaactCCAAGAAAGATTGGACATTTGCGCTTTCGGTCATTTCTTCTACCCAGGACATTGTCAATTGGAACACGATCCCTCGTTCTATCTCAAGGTTCTTCATAATGGCTCCCAAATCTACTACCTTGACCACAAAGGTCGAGAGTGGTTCTCCATATCAACTTAATCATGATCAGGTACATTTTCACTTTTCACTCCCAGTCCAATTGACACATGCTCACACATCATAACAGGTATTGAAAGCATCCACTGCACTCCTCAAACACATCTCGAGCAGCGAGGCCGAAAAGGCCAAAAAGGGAGGGGCTCAGAATCTCCTCGCCGAaaacgacgacgacgacgcCGAATCCATGCCCGTCTGGCTTACCCTCACTACCAAGAAACACATCAGCGACAAGACCAAGCTCAAGCCCGCTAAAGTATCCGTCCCCCATTCCCTCAACACCTCTACCACCACGACCATCTGTCTCATCGTCGCCGACCCCCAACGCACCTACAAAGATATCGTTGCATCTGCCGCCTTCCCCGCCGAACTCTCCAAGCGCATCACCAAAGTCGTGGGCGTTGACAAACTCAAGAAGAAATACAAGCAATACGAAGCCCAGCGCAAACTCTTCGCCGAGCACGACATTTTCCTCGCTGACGACCGCGTCATCACACTCTTGCCCAAATTGCTCGGAAAATCCTTCTACAAATCCACCACCAAGCGACCCATCCCCGTCGCCATCCAAGCCGAACGTCCCAAAACCGACGGCAAGAGAATCGCACGCGCCAAGGGCGAAGATGCACCCAAATCTGCCGAACCCAAGAAGATCGCAGCGGAGATTGAGAAGGCTATTTCGAGCGCATTGGTGACGTTGAGCAGCTCGACGAATTCGGCCATCCGCATCGGGTATGCGAGCTGGGATGCGGCGAAGTTGGCAGAGAACTTGGAGGTCGTGGTCGATACTGTG from Botrytis cinerea B05.10 chromosome 15, complete sequence includes these protein-coding regions:
- the Bccic1 gene encoding Bccic1; translation: MAPKSTTLTTKVESGSPYQLNHDQVLKASTALLKHISSSEAEKAKKGGAQNLLAENDDDDAESMPVWLTLTTKKHISDKTKLKPAKVSVPHSLNTSTTTTICLIVADPQRTYKDIVASAAFPAELSKRITKVVGVDKLKKKYKQYEAQRKLFAEHDIFLADDRVITLLPKLLGKSFYKSTTKRPIPVAIQAERPKTDGKRIARAKGEDAPKSAEPKKIAAEIEKAISSALVTLSSSTNSAIRIGYASWDAAKLAENLEVVVDTVIEKYVPKKWRGVRAIHVKGPETMALPIWLADELWVEEEDVLDESVVKEIEERVAEKKNKKRKTRGMDASEAEGGEEKKQKLLESNDDKLDQEIALRKAMLKKQKEDAAKELDAVPVVVKKTKKTKKVAA